GATTGGATGGATTGTGCTCGGAGAGCTTGGCGCCCGGGCGAAGACGGTAGCTGTAATGCAGCGGCTGCGCCTCGAAGCCCCAGTTCTTCTTGAAATCGAAAGCACCGGTGCCGGATTTGCTGCGGCCGAAGTCATAGAGGCGGGAGCCACGCTCCGATCCCGCGCGGCGCATCACTTCCCAGTACATGAAGTCGTTGCCGGCAACCTTTCGCGCCAGGGTGGTGCCGCCACCATAGTAAGGCAGCACTTCCTCACGGAAATAGAAGTTGAGCACCGAGGCAACGGGGCGGTCCTCCTGCAGAACCGTGACGACGTCGTGCTCGTTCGGGAAAGCAGCCGCCAGCCGGTCGAAATACTTGCGCGGGAAGACCGGGGTGCCGAGGTTGTGCACGCTCTCGGCATAGACGCGGTGGAGTACGCCGGTGTCGCTGTTGCTGACCGAACGCAAGCCGTTCTGGATGCCCTTCCGCACCATCGCCCGCTGCTTGCGCGGGATGGCCTTCATGTCCTTCTCGGCATCACCGGTGATCGGCTTCCGGAAGGTGTAATGCAGCGGCGGACGCACATCCCAGTCCCGGTAGGGCGCGTGCAGCTGGCGGAATTCCAGATGCTCCGCCCCGGTCTTGCGCAGCAGGTCCATGGCATGCGCTTCCAGCGCCGCCTCGGCCTCCGGCGTCACGGCGACAGGGCCACCGTAGACGCAGAACGGTGTCGAGATCAGCGCATCGCCGAACAGCCGCGTACGCATCCGCGCCAGCGGCAGCACGCCGACAATGGCGCCGTCCTGCTCCGCCAGCGTGTAATGGGTGCTATGGCCGAAGGCATCCTCGATAACATGGCGCCAGGGGCTGAGATGGAAGAAGGTGGCCTCCGGCCGGGCGCGCACGAATGCGTCCCAGGCGCCTTCCTGGCCGGCTTCCAACGGACGGAGACGCAGACTCATGCCGCCGCCCTCTCCTCAACCACCGGGCCGCCGATGGCCGCGGCGAAGACCTCGTCCATCCGGCCCCAGCTGAAGTCCCGCAGCAACTGGTCTACCCGCGCGGACATGGTGTCCAGGCCCGTATAGTGGCGAAAGCGCGAGAGACGGCCGGCATGGTTCATGCGCGGCTGACCCGGATCGACTTCCCAGGGATGGAAGTAGAAGATGCCCGGCCGCTGCTCGACCCGGTTCACCCGGCGTAGAGCGGTGCGGAAGATGGGATAGGGAATCAGGCGGAACCAGCCACCACCCGCGCAGGGCAGGTTGCGGCCGAAGGCGCGCAATGTGGTCATCGGAATTTCCAACACCCCATCCCGATACGGACGGTAGGGGCCGCGCGGCGCATCGGGGGAGCCATAAAGATCGTGGCGGATCGGGAAGACGGAGGAGCTGTAGAGATGCCCTTCCTCGGCCAGCACCCGGTGCGCCCAGGGCGTGGACCGCGCACCGATCGAGAAAGTGGGCGCGCGGTAGCCGGCGACCGGGACGCCCGCGGCATCCTCCAGCACCTGCTTGGCGCGGCGGATATCGGCGCGGAAAGCGACCTCGCCGATGCGATGCACCTGCTGATGCCCATAGCCATGGCTGGCGATTTCATGCCCGGCGGCGGCGATGCGGCGGATCAGCGCGGGGTGCCGCTCCGCGACCCAGCCCA
This genomic window from Roseomonas marmotae contains:
- a CDS encoding FemAB family XrtA/PEP-CTERM system-associated protein; its protein translation is MSLRLRPLEAGQEGAWDAFVRARPEATFFHLSPWRHVIEDAFGHSTHYTLAEQDGAIVGVLPLARMRTRLFGDALISTPFCVYGGPVAVTPEAEAALEAHAMDLLRKTGAEHLEFRQLHAPYRDWDVRPPLHYTFRKPITGDAEKDMKAIPRKQRAMVRKGIQNGLRSVSNSDTGVLHRVYAESVHNLGTPVFPRKYFDRLAAAFPNEHDVVTVLQEDRPVASVLNFYFREEVLPYYGGGTTLARKVAGNDFMYWEVMRRAGSERGSRLYDFGRSKSGTGAFDFKKNWGFEAQPLHYSYRLRPGAKLSEHNPSNPKYKMMIAAWKRLPLPVANILGPPIVRGLG
- a CDS encoding XrtA system polysaccharide deacetylase, with the protein product MTPVLRNAMSVDVEDWFQVQAFAGIISRDDWDNLELRVVENTSRVLDQMAAAGVHATFFTLGWVAERHPALIRRIAAAGHEIASHGYGHQQVHRIGEVAFRADIRRAKQVLEDAAGVPVAGYRAPTFSIGARSTPWAHRVLAEEGHLYSSSVFPIRHDLYGSPDAPRGPYRPYRDGVLEIPMTTLRAFGRNLPCAGGGWFRLIPYPIFRTALRRVNRVEQRPGIFYFHPWEVDPGQPRMNHAGRLSRFRHYTGLDTMSARVDQLLRDFSWGRMDEVFAAAIGGPVVEERAAA